A single window of Thalassomonas viridans DNA harbors:
- a CDS encoding CsiV family protein: MKFNRALAMGSALVMSASALGANERWFEMEVILFSQLSDKSLLKEHFPDSQPLPKYKKVVDLLTPYLNPDIASLKQQLATCGGDQPAPDLISQAIENSRQQIFNPKTLEQIQATEYAPEQALTADFSASGLTIGDFPADEDSFNLDSSTNEAATGLPSDDGFAVERAGGNDTGLSRQPVSEVIASGEQPDAFPETDPGFSEAQRALVDLAEQEFSPIQLSYSPETFTRELCRLDAARFNEYRQAHGNYSLNGFTVTQMPLRIDGIEDEYSPKPYLLSRDSLKLRNIVTQLRRSKNFRPLLHLGWRQPAVSRRRAVPLRLFAGENLQAHYQSAHELYLQDMAESRAQEQVLAQTLAGQADVPGLTTEVMPEQDPAQIIRQRLNLQIQDILAQAGELDEPGENPSSLDETGSEISRGVSYALSDALSDASLIDELNKPLMPLEQDIEEFSEQLMLADAPEAPVQPWFLDGFFRVHLNHYLYITADFNIMNMSLAQQATQALASSGAGSQQSQPVKAINFKQNRRVISGEIHYFDHPYMGMIVQIRRYKRPEPPETKESE, encoded by the coding sequence ATGAAATTTAACCGGGCTCTCGCCATGGGCAGCGCCCTTGTGATGTCAGCTTCTGCGCTTGGCGCCAATGAGCGCTGGTTTGAAATGGAAGTGATTTTATTTAGCCAGCTTTCGGATAAGTCGCTGTTAAAGGAACATTTCCCCGACAGCCAGCCGCTGCCCAAATATAAAAAAGTGGTGGATTTGCTGACCCCTTATCTCAACCCGGATATCGCAAGTTTAAAACAGCAGCTGGCCACCTGCGGCGGAGATCAACCGGCACCGGATCTGATCAGCCAGGCAATCGAAAACAGCCGGCAGCAAATCTTTAACCCGAAAACCCTGGAGCAGATTCAGGCAACAGAATATGCCCCGGAGCAGGCATTGACAGCTGACTTTTCTGCTTCCGGCTTGACGATTGGAGATTTTCCCGCAGACGAAGACAGTTTTAATCTGGATAGCAGCACAAACGAAGCGGCCACTGGATTGCCGTCAGACGACGGATTCGCCGTTGAGAGAGCCGGTGGCAACGACACAGGCTTATCCCGGCAGCCGGTTTCTGAGGTCATCGCTAGCGGCGAGCAGCCGGATGCCTTTCCTGAGACAGACCCCGGATTCAGCGAAGCGCAACGGGCACTGGTAGATTTAGCCGAACAGGAATTTTCGCCGATCCAACTTAGCTATTCGCCAGAAACGTTTACCCGGGAGTTATGCCGCCTCGATGCCGCACGCTTTAACGAATACCGGCAAGCGCATGGCAATTATTCCCTGAACGGTTTCACCGTCACCCAGATGCCGCTGCGCATTGACGGTATCGAAGACGAGTACTCGCCCAAGCCCTATTTACTAAGCAGGGACTCGCTGAAACTGCGCAACATAGTTACCCAACTCAGACGCAGTAAAAACTTCAGGCCCTTATTGCACTTAGGCTGGCGCCAACCCGCAGTATCGCGCCGTCGCGCCGTGCCGCTGCGTTTGTTTGCCGGTGAAAACCTCCAGGCCCATTACCAGTCGGCCCATGAGCTGTATCTGCAGGACATGGCCGAGTCGAGGGCGCAGGAGCAGGTGTTGGCACAAACCCTGGCAGGACAAGCTGATGTGCCGGGTTTGACGACAGAAGTCATGCCGGAGCAAGACCCGGCGCAAATAATCCGCCAAAGGCTTAACCTGCAAATCCAGGATATCCTTGCCCAGGCGGGCGAACTGGATGAACCGGGTGAAAACCCAAGTTCCCTGGACGAAACCGGCTCGGAGATATCCCGCGGTGTTAGCTATGCCCTTAGTGATGCCCTTAGCGATGCCAGCCTGATTGATGAGCTTAATAAGCCGCTGATGCCGCTGGAGCAAGACATAGAAGAGTTCAGTGAACAGCTGATGTTGGCGGATGCCCCCGAAGCGCCGGTACAGCCCTGGTTTCTTGACGGCTTTTTCAGGGTACACTTAAACCATTATTTATATATCACCGCAGACTTTAATATCATGAATATGTCGCTGGCACAGCAGGCGACACAGGCACTGGCATCGTCAGGGGCCGGCTCACAGCAAAGCCAGCCCGTGAAAGCCATTAATTTTAAACAAAACCGGCGGGTGATCAGCGGCGAAATCCATTATTTCGATCATCCCTATATGGGCATGATAGTGCAGATCAGGCGTTATAAACGCCCCGAGCCGCCAGAGACGAAAGAAAGCGAATAA
- a CDS encoding DUF1244 domain-containing protein has product MDKQDQIQAAVFRRLLTHLDSRKDVQNIELMNLAGFCRNCFSKWTVAEAEKLGVEIDIDTAREQIYGMPYSEWKEKHQLPATPEQLAKFNELNPKK; this is encoded by the coding sequence ATGGACAAACAAGATCAAATCCAGGCGGCTGTGTTCCGCCGTTTACTGACCCACCTGGACAGCCGTAAGGATGTACAGAACATAGAACTGATGAATTTAGCCGGCTTTTGCCGAAACTGCTTTTCCAAATGGACGGTGGCCGAAGCAGAAAAACTCGGCGTGGAAATCGATATCGATACCGCCCGCGAACAAATCTACGGCATGCCTTACAGCGAATGGAAAGAAAAACACCAGCTGCCGGCCACGCCTGAGCAACTGGCCAAGTTTAACGAGTTAAACCCAAAGAAATGA